One genomic segment of Hordeum vulgare subsp. vulgare chromosome 2H, MorexV3_pseudomolecules_assembly, whole genome shotgun sequence includes these proteins:
- the LOC123430743 gene encoding coniferyl alcohol acyltransferase-like, with amino-acid sequence MVHYDESETAAKCHGGDEVAVTFTSTVVPALPLQEHRLPLSNLDLILPPIDVSVFFCYAAGDDYAAGTGSHHPASTLKAALAKVLVAYYPLAGEVVANAAGEPELLCSGRGVDLAEAAADGVELRELRLGLPDESVERLVPKKKSGVMSVQVTKFKCGGAVVGCTFDHRVCDAYSFNMFLVAWAAAARGTSIPPPPSFNRSFLAPSSPPPSCTAGTLADRLFVPVSRVPPPPATAAPPTACNRIYHVAAADVAALQASAGPGRTKLEAFTAHLWQLYSRAAAATPRQESCCMGVVVDGRGRLCPDGAMRPYFGNVLTIPYGIFSAADLRDMALADVAEDVHRWVVEAATGEHFQGLVDWVEALRPESTLARAYVGGGDDDGGEGETASCVVSSGLRLPFREVDFGWGRPAFASYHFPWPGATGYVMPMPSARGGGDWVVYVHAAPEVVKVMEEEPTVFRAPVNSDIFG; translated from the exons ATGGTGCACTACGATGAGAGTGAGACGGCCGCCAAATGCCacggcggcgacgaggtggccgtgacGTTCACGTCCACCGTGGTGCCGGCGCTGCCGCTGCAGGAGCACCGCCTGCCGCTCTCCAACCTCGACCTCATCCTGCCCCCCATCGACGTCAGCGTCTTCTTCTGCTACGCCGCCGGCGACGACTACGCGGCGGGTACTGGTAGCCACCACCCCGCGTCGACCCTGAAGGCGGCGCTGGCCAAGGTGCTGGTGGCGTACTACCCGCTCGCCGGCGAGGTCGTGGCCAACGCCGCGGGGGAGCCGGAGCTGCTGTGCAGCGGCCGCGGCGTGGACTTGGCGGAGGCGGCAGCGGACGGCGTCGAGCTGCGGGAGCTGCGGCTCGGCCTGCCGGACGAGAGCGTTGAGAGGCTGGTGCCCAAAAAGAAGTCCGGGGTCATGAGCGTGCAG GTGACCAAGTTCAAGTGCGGCGGCGCCGTCGTCGGGTGCACCTTCGACCACCGTGTGTGCGACGCCTACTCCTTCAACATGTTCCTCGTCGCGTGGGCCGCCGCAGCCCGGGGCACCTCCATCCCGCCGCCCCCGTCCTTCAACCGTTCTTTCCTCGCGCCGAGCAGCCCGCCTCCGTCGTGCACCGCTGGCACACTGGCAGACCGCCTCTTCGTCCCCGTCAGCCGCGTGCCGCCCCCGCCAGCCACGGCAGCACCACCCACCGCTTGCAACCGCATCTACCACGTGGCCGCTGCCGATGTCGCCGCGCTGCAGGCCTCGGCGGGTCCCGGGCGCACGAAGCTGGAGGCGTTCACGGCCCACCTGTGGCAGCTCTACTCCAGGGCGGCGGCGGCCACCCCGAGGCAGGAATCGTGCTGCATGGGCGTCGTCGTTGACGGGCGCGGCCGCTTGTGCCCCGACGGCGCCATGAGGCCCTACTTCGGGAACGTGCTGACCATCCCCTACGGCATATTCAGCGCCGCCGACCTGCGTGACATGGCGCTCGCCGACGTGGCGGAGGACGTGCACCGGTGGGTGGTGGAGGCGGCGACGGGCGAGCACTTCCAGGGGCTGGTCGACTGGGTGGAGGCGCTGCGGCCCGAGTCCACGCTGGCGAGGGCTTACGTAGGCGGCggtgacgacgacggcggcgagggAGAGACGGCTTCGTGCGTGGTGTCGTCGGGGCTGAGGCTCCCGTTCCGTGAGGTCGACTTCGGTTGGGGCCGTCCGGCGTTCGCGTCGTACCACTTCCCGTGGCCCGGCGCCACCGGGTACGTGATGCCGATGCCGAGCGCGCGCGGGGGCGGGGACTGGGTGGTGTACGTCCacgcggcgccggaggtggtcaaGGTGATGGAGGAGGAGCCAACCGTGTTCAGGGCCCCGGTGAACAGCGACATATTCGGGTGA